The Quercus robur chromosome 3, dhQueRobu3.1, whole genome shotgun sequence DNA segment TGAATGGTAGTTgttgtgtataaagaaagagaaacaactaataaaatcaagaaaaattgatattttaataaaatgtagtgtaaaatagataatctgatgtggaatattttgaaaagtgagtatgaaaaatagaaaaagcaggttcttatactaaaatatacCAGAATTTTTACATGAGTTGATGCGAATACTCTGACTGAATGAGttttgagggccatttgtggaagcctaggcagacagaaagaaagcccaataatgagggcaacaaagaattgacaaaatagcaaaaacccattaggcccaagcggccggaataatggatcacagacccaacaaataaataaatggatcTTGAAGAGGCAAacgggctcaaagaagccagaaaagaaagaaatagcatcccatgggtagtgtatgaggtagaaaaatGAGAAAGGGCCACCGCAGGCCCAAGACAATACAAACTAaaagagtaaggggtttatggcaggcctatgaaccccaaggataagaataaggttattgggccggggaagcccaatgaagttagtaaaaaacccatgggagtgtggaattaggaaacgggccgaggaagcccaaagaaagcaatcgggccgtggatgcccaaagaaaagcccaaagGGATATAGGAGCtcataagtaaaagcaaaacagtgcccgTGACAAGTCCCTGAGAAAAGGAATAAGCGGCTAGCCCAAAAGAGGTCCaacaggattaagttattacgacaagaataacagttcaacgttgtaggaaataaagaaaatcaagagtggactaaaaaaatgtaaggcccatcattagacaaagcccagctcttgaatggagcgagaaaccaaagaaaagctcACATGAAAGGTCAGAAAACACAGACAGAGAGTCTCCAGATCAcggcaaacgcatgagcagcaggcagactcttggacatatctgaaagggaagcacgcgcaaggcccaggcaccaccagcctgtacccagccaatataggacgtggtggggccatgggccagaggtaagaggtaaagtgGGTATGATTTGGTGGTGGGGAAaggggaaaagatctattttgcggctcctgcccaagcccttttgggaggtacgtcctgctgggatgatagaccacccaaaagaggcaagtttaaAAGGAaaccgttgggtgcatgccttgagagaaagagagagaaagcatttatacAATGGCAGGAAAGAAGTGCTACAGTAGACTAAGGGACgaaacaaacctgcctttgTCTGGCAAGGGTGAATGTCGCACAGacttggtggtcggcaagtacgcccagaccagacaaaggcggttaaggggcaaatTGGTAAAACAttggtcacggcaggcactataaaagggcccTTGCCGTTCCCTGAAAAAACGACCGAAAAACAGAGCATTCTGggagtaaaaagaaaacagagtaaaaagaaaagaaaaagagataagaaagaaaacggagaagaaaagagagaaaattgaggaaaaaatgAGAGGTAATATAATGGGCATGCAATAGTAGGtaattttccctctctcccctttTAAATCCTGCTCTCTTTCAAAACGTAATAAAGACTCCTTTTGGGCAATAACtattcaggtccgactccctcaaagccattaatccccacggcaggatcttttcctgggagattgtttgcattgagaagaggcgttctcccctATTTGGCTTTGCTTCAGTAGactaaatttaaaacttgatttatgtccattcttgattagttcatattattttctttctcttttactttCTCTGTGAATGACATTGTCACAactgtaatcatgctttataaGTAGAGATTACAtagtcatttatttaaatagtcagaatactctgttttggttattgttattatatctGCCTGTCGTAACTCGTTtgaaacagttctgcttgccgtaagcctgctcctggcagacaaggcataagtttgtgcacaaaccggcccaagttgagttacaattggaccggccccaactctcttactcagaaacattcgggcctattaccgcaggaggcagcccagcccaacaCACAATACACAAAAAAGACCCTTACAACGAGCTcccctctatttatagaggagTGAGTAGCATAATTTTTAAGCTGAGTGCTTAGAAAGTCAGCACCCACGAAGTGGGTGAGAGACTTATCTCGAAAATAATGGGATTTGGTTAAAGATATGGAGCCAAAAACGTAGTTtgtgtttggatacaacttataaGCTAGCTTTTTTaaagtttcatttttctcactttttcaaagtacagttatattttaacacacttttagtaaaaaactaaataagttttTCCTAAACACACGTAATCTGGGGAAATTTGCTGAAGTGCCAATCagcacatttttctttttctttttttataagaatcaaaagaaaatcagCACTTCTAAAGTGCCACTTGGCACATAAATGATAGTTTTCTAGTTTAATCGTTTCGCTTGCTTTGCATGTTTTCTAGTGTTTTTTTGAGTTGAAAAATGCATTTGGACGAATTTTTGAGATATTTCATGATACGAATCTTTCAAAatgataattatgatttttaaaacGATTTTCATTGGGATAATTACTCAAAAATCACATTATTTGATAGTGGTTTGTTTTTATTAGcatataaattttattcattGAACTAAGCcacatattataatatgaacTCAGCTAATCACAAATTTCCatctaattcattttaattagtcatttttagtatccaatcaaaattaatgatcatTAATCCTATATAATTAGCCTCATGCAAAATATATTGACCGTTAAAACTTGATCTTGTGATATCTCCCAATCCAATTATTTGATTGAGGCATTGGATGTGTGGTTGTGATCGTTGAAACCTAAAGATCATCCCCATGAAGTGTGATTGATTAATTAGTGGTTAAATTACCTTTGTACCTTGGATATGTGAAATGACCATATTGCCCTTTCTAAGATTGAATTATGAGTGCGAAATGGAGTGTCTACAACATAAGGTTTTCCAACAAAACATACGGAGTCATAGTTTGTATATAATGGGACAAAATATACTATATGATATATAATGTATATAACATGGAATATTTAAGTGTTTCATTTGTGCTAATGATTTAAAAGtttagcataaaaattttaaaggaaaaaaaaagttaaattgaATTACATACAAGTATATTATAGATTTGAATGAATAATTGATggctttatattatattatttcttttaccATATTCCAAATGAATAGCATAGTtatgttattttaaaataaatttgtaagttATCATTGAAGAACATATAATTTAGGACACTATCAGGTAATGTCATTATAACCAATTTATAGGCTTTGTATTTCTCTGTGAGAGTGGGGATCGGAATTTACATCGAATCTCCCTTAGGACCCATGgctttgttttaaaaaacaaaaagggatgtttcacttttcctttttttttttttttttccaaaactatAGTCAAGTTTATATTCAATTGAAAATCTAATAGTAAGTTTCCTCTAAGAGATTCTCTCCTCCAAACTTGGTGGTTTCTTTTAACCTAATAAAGTGTAGAATTTTACATGTCTATTTGTTGCACACTGCTGGTAGAGTAAAATCCTAAGCTGTTACTTGAATCTTCTAgcagacgatgttttttaaattaaaagaaattatagatTAGGAAGACAAAACTATATACTTGTTCTTATCATTTTCCTGGGGGAAGAAGTATTGAATGTACTACAAGAAAGTATCTtgtaaaattgttattaatAGTAAACTGTCCTTTATTTTGAATGCTTATTATAAATTGAATCTAGCATTCTCATTAGATATCTTATTGAGAATATAAGTGAGCTTAGCAGCTTATATATTTAAGCGTATAAACCTCCATTGAATTTCTTTGGTACTCTATTTTGAATTAACACCTTGTTTCATTCTTTATAGGTAAAAAACATTCCGCAGTCCTTCAAATCAGTTCGCCAGTATTTTGGTTCATATGTTTACCCTTTATTGGAAGAAACTCGTGCACAACTCTATTCAAGTATGGAGATTATATCAACAGCACCTTTTGCTGAAGTAATTGAATTTTATGAATCTGAGCCATGCGGAGAAAATTTGTATGAAGTTCAGGTTGATTACTGGTGTAAACGATGCAGTGATCGTAGCAAGGAGCCTTACAAAACGTTGCCTggagatattttaattttagcagATGCTAAACCGGAGCGTATTTCTGATTTAGAAAGAATAGGAAGGTCTTGGGCTTTTGTAATGGTCACTAAAATCCCAGAGAATGATATTGATGatattgatgataatgatgatattCGAGAGGATAATGATACATCTACTAGCTTTCAAGTCAAGGCATTGAAAGATACTGATGTTGATGTTCGGAAGAAATCattttttgtggttttcttGACAAATACAACCCCTAACAAGAGAATGTGGAATGCACTGGACAAGCATGAAAATCTGAATATCATTAGAAAAGTCTTGTGCACTAGTTCTTTGGTAAGCAATTTGGGTATGAATGTTGAAGATTTAATACTACTGAGCATTAGATTCAGTTGCAAAATGGAATTGTACCATTTGGATTGACATACGATTCATGCAGAAACAACAGAATACTTAGCATGGATTATAGTATACTgatattgttttaattattatttgacaAAACATTTTACTTGAGAAGAATTAAGaggaagataatttttttgtgcattACTCTAAAGATGTTTTCTTAGTTGATCCTTAAGCAACAGTGCTTATTTACTTGTCATACCAATGGAAGTTCCTACTTTTCTCTTTCAGAAGCTGGTATTAGTATTCCTCCCCCATTTACAACAGTTGTGCCTTTAAACTGTTGTGATTATGATAATATGGTTTGAGTTTATTAGCCCTCTCTGTCCCTGCTGCTCCAAATTTTGCTAATGAAATATCATGCACATGCATTTCGTTAATTTATCTGTAAGTCAATTGCAATAAGGGaaacttgttttggtttttctaAATTTGTAGTTGTTTTACCATCATTTGTTGCTAAGactttctttaattattttcattttctcatgtTGAACAACAGAATGAGGAAGACTGTGAGCTCTGTTCTGCACAGAGTGATGGCAGCTGGGATGAGAAATTGGCAATGAGTATTACTCCAAAACTGAATGAATCCCAAATTTATGCTATCCTGGCTTGTCTTCGTAAGATGCATTGCAACCACAAGTTGTCTGTGGAACTTATATGGGGTCCGCCTGGTACTGGCAAAACAAAAACCACTGGCACCCTGCTTTTCACCCTTCTAAGAATGGGATATAGGACTCTTACTTGTGCCCCAACAACTGTTGCAATTAAAGAAGTGGCCTCTCATGTCCTAAAGCTGGTAGAATCCGTCAAAACCAACATTGGAATGGATGCTTTGTTTTGCTCACTTGGAGATATTCTCTTATTTGGGAATAAGAAGCGTCTCAAGGTTGGTTCGGACATGAAAATTATACATTTGGATTATCGGGTCAAAAAGCTTAGACAGTGCTTGGGGCCTCTGAAGGGTTGGAGTCATTGTTTTACTTCAATGATTGCTCTTCTTGAAGATTGTGTTTCTCAATTTCACATCTTCTTGGACAATGAActgatcaaagagagagaacaaaacagtgaagaagaaattaaagagaTAGAAAGTAAGTATGAAACTGATGGTGGCGAGGGGAAGTGCAAGTCATTTCTTGATTTTCTGAGAAAAAGATTTGTTGATACTTCATCACCACTTAAAAACTGTCTTCTAGACTGTTGTACACATTTACCCAAGAAATGCATTCTCGAGCACAatttccaaaacattttttctCTTATTGACCTACTTAAGTCTTTTGAAACCTTGTTGTTTAAAGATGATGTGGAATCTGAAGCACTGGAGGAGCTTTTTTCATATTCAGAAGTAGGTCAAGATATACCATTCCCACTGTATGTAAGGAGAAAAGAATGCCTTTCTCTTTTAAAAGAACTTCAGGGTTCATTTAATGAACTTGATCTTCCGAGCTCTATGAACAAATGGTCAATAATGGATTTTTGTTTCAAATCAGCTTCCTTAATTTTTTGCACTGCTTCAAGTTCTTATATGCTGCGCTCGGTGGAAATGGACCCACTGAACATTCTGATTATTGATGAACCTGCACAATTAAAGGAGTGTGAGTCGACCATTCCCCTGCAACTTCCGGGATTAAGGCATGCTATTCTTGTTGGTGATGAGCGCCAATTACCAGCAATGATTACAAGCAATGTATGTAAATGCTATTTGGTTTTTTTGACACATTCATACCTTTGTTTACATgtgaattggttttttttttttttttttttttttttttttttttttttttttttttaattttctttggtaGATTTCTGAGGAAGTTGGTTTTGGGAGAAGTTTATTTGAGAGGTTGAGCTCATTGGGTTGCACAAAGCATCTTCTCAGTATACAGTACCGAATGCATCCATCTATTAGTTTTTTCCCAAATGCAAATTTTTATGACAACCAGATTTTAGATGCTCCAAATGTTAGAGGAAAAAGCTATGAAAAACAGTATCTTCCAGGGCCGATGTTTGGTCCCTATTCTTTCATTAGTGTAATGGATGGTAGGGAAGAGAAGGATGATTCTGAGCGTAGTTGGAGAAACATGGTTGAGGTTTCTATTGTGATGAAAATACTGAAGAATTTATACAAAGGTAACTCCTCTGAAGTCTCATATTCTATGCCAACCTCGAGATTgtctttaatttgaagaataagTTCAATCAGGCTTTATGTTGCTAATGGGCTTATTTTCACAATCGCCGTTATCTTTGCTGATGGGCTATTTGTTCAATTGCACTTCATTCTTTCTACTCTATGATCTTATTCTTGACTTTTTGCCACATTTAAGCCATTCGTTTGATGCCAGTATAAACTGATTTGATTGATCTCTAATTCCCTAGAAAATACAAACAGGAGGAAGTTGATGAGTTTTTTCAAATGGACTTTGTTCTTCTATAAAAAATGATACAATTGCAAAGGTAGGAAACTCTATTGAGACTTATAATATATGTGTCTTTTTGCTTGTCAAGCAAGATACGTTTTGATCCTTGTAGATCATGTACATTTTAACCCGAGAGTAAGTTAATTCAGCATATGTTAGGGCTAGAACATAATGGAGTCTCAAGGAATTTGAAAGTCAGCATATTAAATCTTTTAAAATACTGTAAAGTACACATTTTTGTCATTTAGAATAGTCATATGTCTTTATCCGTTACTTGTATGTCTTTACATCAATCTGTCATGATGGAATCACCTCTGTTAGAGAAACAAGTTCttaaactttgttttatttatttttatattgatttacGCTTTCCCTCTTTTGGCTTTTGCTTTTAATTCAGCATGGGTTGGCACTGGCTCCAACAGAATTACCACATTGGTATAATATCTCCTTATGCTGCTCAAGTAGTAGCAATTCAAGAAAGACTTGGACAGAAGTTTAATGCTCTTGATGGATTTACAGTAAAGGTCAAGTCAGTAGATGGGTTCCAGGGTGGGGAAGAGGACCTAATTATAATATCGACTGTAAGGTCTAATACTCATGCATCGATTGGGTTCACATCGAATCTAAAGAGAACTAATGTTGCTCTTACAAGGGCTaggtaatattttatgtaagttCTTTCAAGAAGTTTGTCTTTGCTTCCATTTTAATAAGTATTGTAAATAACAATTGGCCTTGTAATGCCTTTCAGGCACTGTCTATGGATATTGGGAAATGACAGAACGCTAGTGAATAGTGGATCTGTTTGGAAAACCTTGGTCCTTGATGCTAAGAATCGTCAATGTTTCTTTTACGCTGATCAGGACAAGGATTTGGCTAAAACAATTTTAGACgtgaagaaagaatttgaacAGTTTGATGATTTACTTAATCCTAATAGCATACTTTTTAGAAATGCTATGTGGAAGGTATTTGGCACCCTCATATCTATACTTTTCATTATATATTCTTAATACTCTTTCTTAATATGCTTATGTACTTATTATAGTttcctttatttcctttttGCAATCTCCACAGGTTCTTTTTAGTGATAACTTTTTGAAATCATTTCAAAAATTGAAGTGTGTCCGGAGAAAGAAGTCAGTTATAACCCTTTTACTTAAAATTTCCAGTGGCTGGAGACCCAAAAAGTTGAGCATAGTTTGTAAAAGTTCTTCACAGATCTTAAAGCAATTTAAGGTTGAAGGTCTTTATATTGTTTGTGCAAATGACATAGTAAAGGAATGGAGTGACATTGAAAAGGAATTGAGGTACTATCAAGCTTTGAAGATCTGGGATATAGTACCTATAGAGGATATTCCAAAATTAGTGAAACGTCTTGATAGTATGTTCAGAAAATATACAGATGACTTTATTAATCGCTGCCAAGAGAAATGTCTTGAGGGGTATGAGTATTTTTTGCATTCTTGTAGATCCATAATAATGTTtccaattttgaaattttgatgatgcattatattgatattttaaatttactaggatttcttttttatattttgaaactttttccCATTGCTTTGTGTCTAGGGGTTTGGAAATTCCAAAGAGTTGGTCAATCTCTTTTGATATTGTCCGGATTAAGAAACTTGATAACCATGAAAATGGGATTGATCTAAGTGGTTGTGCTACTGATGGTAGAAGTTATGTTGAGAATGCTAGAGTGAGTGAGAGTCTTATGCTGATGAAATTCTACTCCTTATCATCAAGCGTAGTGCCCCACTTGCTTTCTAACCATGATGGTGGTGAATTGGATCTACCGTTTGAAGTATCTGACCAAGAGCTAGAGATAATCCTTTTTCCTAGAAGTACATTTGTACTAGGGCGGTCAGGTACTGGGAAAACTACTGTTTTGACTATAAAGTtatttcagaaagaaaaactgCACCATATGGCAAGGGAGTTATTGTATGAGGAAAAGGAGGTTGAGGAGACCACTGCTGGGATGAAGGAAAATGTATTGCACCAACTTTTTGTGACAGTGAGTCCTAAACTGTGTTATGCTGTAAAACAAGAAGTTTCTCGTTTGAAAAGGTGCGTAGATTATCTAATAAAATGGTTTTCGTGAATTTACTTTGCTTCTTTATGAATTAGTTTGCTTGATTTCTGACTAGAAACAATTGAACTCAGTATATACTTTAATTTCTTCAGGTTTTTGAGAAATTGGAAACATGACATATGTTTGATATTTCTTTTTGTCCTTGACGTGGATTGGTTGTTTCATTTCATAAATGTGATATGCACTTTTCTTTCTAGGCAATAATGTTGgtttttataaaatgaaaagcctattataacaattttttttttcacatgcaGCTTTTCCTGTGGTGGTAATTCTTCAAAAGGAAGTAGTTTAATTGATATGGATGATTTTGACGATGCCTCTCAATTCAAGGATATCCCAGATTCTTTTGTTGATGTTCCTCCCCTGTCATATCCTCTTGTCATAACATTTCACCAATTTCTGATAATGCTTGATGGAACTGTGGGTAATTCATACTTTGAAAGATTCCATGAA contains these protein-coding regions:
- the LOC126717858 gene encoding uncharacterized protein LOC126717858 isoform X2 produces the protein MTMKEKGESSKKMRAVPNDHDFTEKVLSWSLKQIENQDLFKDQVKNIPQSFKSVRQYFGSYVYPLLEETRAQLYSSMEIISTAPFAEVIEFYESEPCGENLYEVQVDYWCKRCSDRSKEPYKTLPGDILILADAKPERISDLERIGRSWAFVMVTKIPENDIDDIDDNDDIREDNDTSTSFQVKALKDTDVDVRKKSFFVVFLTNTTPNKRMWNALDKHENLNIIRKVLCTSSLNEEDCELCSAQSDGSWDEKLAMSITPKLNESQIYAILACLRKMHCNHKLSVELIWGPPGTGKTKTTGTLLFTLLRMGYRTLTCAPTTVAIKEVASHVLKLVESVKTNIGMDALFCSLGDILLFGNKKRLKVGSDMKIIHLDYRVKKLRQCLGPLKGWSHCFTSMIALLEDCVSQFHIFLDNELIKEREQNSEEEIKEIESKYETDGGEGKCKSFLDFLRKRFVDTSSPLKNCLLDCCTHLPKKCILEHNFQNIFSLIDLLKSFETLLFKDDVESEALEELFSYSEVGQDIPFPLYVRRKECLSLLKELQGSFNELDLPSSMNKWSIMDFCFKSASLIFCTASSSYMLRSVEMDPLNILIIDEPAQLKECESTIPLQLPGLRHAILVGDERQLPAMITSNISEEVGFGRSLFERLSSLGCTKHLLSIQYRMHPSISFFPNANFYDNQILDAPNVRGKSYEKQYLPGPMFGPYSFISVMDGREEKDDSERSWRNMVEVSIVMKILKNLYKAWVGTGSNRITTLV
- the LOC126717858 gene encoding uncharacterized protein LOC126717858 isoform X1, translated to MGWHWLQQNYHIGIISPYAAQVVAIQERLGQKFNALDGFTVKVKSVDGFQGGEEDLIIISTVRSNTHASIGFTSNLKRTNVALTRARHCLWILGNDRTLVNSGSVWKTLVLDAKNRQCFFYADQDKDLAKTILDVKKEFEQFDDLLNPNSILFRNAMWKVLFSDNFLKSFQKLKCVRRKKSVITLLLKISSGWRPKKLSIVCKSSSQILKQFKVEGLYIVCANDIVKEWSDIEKELRYYQALKIWDIVPIEDIPKLVKRLDSMFRKYTDDFINRCQEKCLEGGLEIPKSWSISFDIVRIKKLDNHENGIDLSGCATDGRSYVENARVSESLMLMKFYSLSSSVVPHLLSNHDGGELDLPFEVSDQELEIILFPRSTFVLGRSGTGKTTVLTIKLFQKEKLHHMARELLYEEKEVEETTAGMKENVLHQLFVTVSPKLCYAVKQEVSRLKSFSCGGNSSKGSSLIDMDDFDDASQFKDIPDSFVDVPPLSYPLVITFHQFLIMLDGTVGNSYFERFHEARKHSNGPISGSSVSLQSFIRMKEVNYERFSTAYWPRFNTQLTKKLDSSRVFTEIISHIKGGPQAAEAGDGKLSREDYVLLSEGRVSRLCRQERKIIYEIFENYEKMKKQNGEFDFSDLVIDLHRRLRVERYSGDEMHFVYVDEAQDLTLSQIALFKYICKNVEEGFVFSGDTAQTIAKGIDFRFQDIRSLFYNKFVLESKSSGQDGRKEKGIISEIFHLNQNFRTHDGVLKLSQSVIELIYHFFPQSTDNLPPETSLVYGEAPILLESGNNENAIITIFGNSGNDRGSIVGFGAEQVILVRDDFARKEITNHVGNQALVLTIVECKGLEFQDVLLYNFFGSSSLKNEWRVIYKYMEEQDLLDPTLPISFPSFNEAKHNVLCSELKQLYVAITRTRQRLWISENSKDLCKPMFDYWKKKCLVN